A window of Streptomyces profundus genomic DNA:
GGACGACGGCGAGATCGTCGAGGTCCACCCGCTGTTCGCGCCCAACATCATCTGTGGTTTCGCGCGGGTCGAGGGCCGGAGCGTCGGGGTGGTGGCCAACCAGCCGACGCACGGGGCGGGTGCGCTGGACATCGACGCGAGCGAGAAGGCGGCGCGCTTCATCCGGCTCTGTGACGCGTTCGACCTGCCGGTGCTCACCTTCGTCGATGTGCCGGGTTTCCTCACGTCGTTGGAGCAGGAGCGGGACGGCATCATCCGGCGGGGCGCGAAGCTGCTGTACGCCTACTGCGAGGCGACGGTGCCGATGGTGACGGTGATCACCCGCAAGGCGTACGGCGGTGGTTACGGGGTGATGGGGTCCAAGCATCTCGGGGTCGACGTCAACCTGGCCTGGCCGACGGCGGAGATCGCGGTGATGGGGGGCGAGGGCGCGGTCAGTGTGATCCACCGCAGGGAGATCGAGCGGGCCGACGATCCGGCGGCCGAACGGGCGCGGCTCAGGATGGCGTACGAGGAGGAGTTGTGCACGCCCTACGGCGCCGCCGAGCGGGGCTATGTGGACGCGGTGATCATGCCCCACGAGACCAGGGCGCGGGTGGCGTCGGCGCTGGAGGCGCTGCGGACGAAGCGCGTGGACCGGCTGCCCCGCAAGCACGGGAACATACCGCTGTGAGCGGGCCGAAGCCGCTCGGGGCGGCCGGCGGGGACAGCGGGATCCGGGTGGTGCGGGGCAATCCGGCGGACGACGAACTGGCCGCCGCCATCACGGCGGTGCTGGCGGTGGTGGCCGCTTCCGGCGGCGGCGCGGCGGCGCCGGCCGGCCGGGGGCAGGGCCGGTGGGCGGCGCCCGCCGCCCGGATGACGCGCCGTCCCGCCCGCGACGGCTGGGGCTGACCGGCCCCCGTTCCACGACCACGGGTGGGCCTCGCTCCGGCGGGGCCCACAGGTCCTTCCGGCGCGCCCCCGCGTACCCCTTGAACCGTGCGGAGCCGTGCGCTTAGGGTCGATCGTGTTTGAAAGCGTTTGTGTCAGGTGCTTTGTGATGCCACTCCAGCAACACCAGAACCATGTGAGGAATGGTCCATGCCCTTCTCCATAGGCGTCGTCGGCGCCGGTCAGTTCGCCGGTCAGTTCAGCAAGTTGTTCCATCTGCACCCGGGCGTGAGCGAGGTCTACGCCACCGACCTCATCGCCGAGCGGGCCGACTCCCTCGTCCAGGAGCAGGGGCTGGCCGGGACGTTCCCCTCCTTCGAGGC
This region includes:
- a CDS encoding acyl-CoA carboxylase epsilon subunit, with the translated sequence MSGPKPLGAAGGDSGIRVVRGNPADDELAAAITAVLAVVAASGGGAAAPAGRGQGRWAAPAARMTRRPARDGWG